The following are from one region of the Paenalkalicoccus suaedae genome:
- a CDS encoding metallophosphoesterase family protein codes for MKTLILSDSHGWTDEVAEITARHQDVQAVIHCGDSELSADEKAIQGMNIVAGNCDMHHDFPEEWTGEIGGLRFFVGHGHLLQVKSTEMNLLYKAEEAEADIACFGHTHVAVATEEKGRILINPGSVRLPREYPVGTYVILEEKANAIDVNFYDTSGQFVEELSKTFSKNS; via the coding sequence ATGAAAACATTAATTTTAAGCGATAGTCATGGATGGACGGATGAAGTAGCAGAGATTACAGCGCGTCATCAGGACGTACAAGCTGTTATTCACTGCGGAGATTCCGAGCTTTCCGCTGACGAAAAGGCGATTCAAGGCATGAATATTGTCGCAGGTAACTGCGATATGCACCATGACTTTCCTGAGGAATGGACAGGAGAGATCGGCGGTCTGCGATTCTTTGTTGGTCACGGTCACTTACTCCAGGTAAAATCAACGGAGATGAATCTGCTTTACAAAGCAGAGGAAGCAGAAGCGGACATTGCATGCTTCGGTCATACGCACGTTGCTGTTGCGACGGAAGAGAAGGGCCGCATTCTGATTAATCCAGGTAGCGTGCGACTTCCACGCGAGTACCCAGTAGGGACGTATGTTATTTTAGAAGAAAAAGCAAACGCGATCGACGTGAACTTTTACGATACTTCTGGGCAATTTGTGGAAGAGCTAAGCAAAACTTTTAGTAAAAACAGTTGA
- a CDS encoding XTP/dITP diphosphatase, translating to MFKEIFIASNNAGKIKEFRHFFAKKGVEVKSLADLPEEIDVVEDGDTFEANAIKKAKEIGERFNIAVLSDDSGLEVDALDGAPGIYSARYAGEAKSDDANNAKLLDELADVKEGARSARFVCALAIYHPDKGVKTVRGTVEGEIGFEKHGDDGFGYDPLFYVPTEGKFMAELGRERKNEISHRANALHLLDQEWDKWF from the coding sequence ATGTTTAAAGAAATTTTTATTGCCTCTAATAATGCTGGCAAAATAAAGGAATTTCGTCACTTTTTCGCGAAAAAAGGAGTAGAGGTAAAATCATTAGCTGATTTACCTGAAGAGATTGATGTTGTCGAAGATGGCGACACCTTTGAAGCGAACGCGATTAAGAAGGCGAAAGAAATTGGGGAGCGTTTTAACATTGCGGTGCTTTCAGACGACTCTGGTCTAGAAGTCGATGCGTTAGACGGAGCGCCTGGTATTTACTCGGCTCGCTACGCAGGGGAAGCTAAAAGCGATGACGCAAACAACGCAAAGCTTTTGGATGAACTTGCTGATGTTAAGGAGGGAGCGCGTTCGGCGCGCTTCGTATGTGCACTTGCCATCTATCATCCTGATAAGGGTGTAAAAACAGTGCGCGGCACGGTTGAAGGAGAAATCGGCTTCGAAAAGCATGGCGACGACGGATTTGGCTATGATCCTCTTTTTTATGTGCCAACTGAAGGCAAATTTATGGCGGAGCTTGGTCGCGAACGCAAAAATGAGATTAGCCACCGCGCAAATGCACTTCACTTATTAGATCAAGAATGGGACAAGTGGTTTTAA
- a CDS encoding DUF3221 domain-containing protein — protein MKYVIYVSLLFLITGCGNSSEPNESDATFENKDAVASDMTNEEVNDNMVEYAEFEGVVANKYNEAILVVPNMNKEEVENFLDKTDGVPLGKLIEEAVFYKVETDDYERVELGDRVNIHYDSSKTQQESHPPIRISVKLEVVG, from the coding sequence ATGAAGTATGTAATTTATGTTAGTTTGTTATTTCTAATTACAGGATGCGGTAATTCAAGTGAACCGAATGAATCTGACGCAACTTTCGAAAATAAGGACGCTGTAGCGTCAGATATGACTAACGAAGAAGTAAATGACAATATGGTAGAGTATGCTGAGTTTGAGGGAGTAGTAGCAAACAAGTATAATGAAGCAATTTTAGTAGTCCCGAACATGAACAAAGAAGAAGTGGAGAATTTTCTCGATAAAACAGATGGAGTACCATTGGGGAAATTAATCGAAGAAGCTGTATTTTATAAAGTGGAAACTGATGATTATGAACGAGTAGAGCTAGGTGATCGTGTGAATATTCATTATGATTCTTCAAAAACACAGCAAGAATCTCACCCACCTATACGAATTTCAGTGAAGTTAGAAGTTGTTGGATAG
- the rph gene encoding ribonuclease PH produces MRLDERLNNELRKVEIISGFVKHPEGSVLVSFGDTKVICSASVEDRVPPFMRNQGKGWITAEYSMLPRATEQRTIRESSKGKVTGRTMEIQRLIGRALRSVVNLDALGERTIWVDCDVIQADGGTRTASISGAYVAVGLAVQKLLADEKIAESPLLGQLAAVSVGVSAEGEALLDLNYQEDSTASVDMNVVMTSAGELVEVQGTGEEATFTRAQMNDMLDLAEKGIKEIFTIQSDVLNAASEARKEQMSDV; encoded by the coding sequence ATGCGTCTTGATGAGCGTTTAAATAATGAATTGCGTAAGGTTGAAATTATCTCTGGCTTTGTGAAGCATCCGGAGGGATCGGTGCTTGTGTCGTTTGGCGATACGAAGGTGATTTGTTCGGCGAGTGTGGAGGATCGTGTGCCTCCGTTTATGCGTAATCAGGGCAAGGGTTGGATTACGGCGGAGTATTCGATGCTACCTCGTGCGACGGAGCAGCGGACGATTCGCGAGTCATCTAAAGGGAAGGTTACTGGTCGGACGATGGAGATTCAGCGTTTGATCGGGCGTGCGCTTCGTTCGGTTGTGAATTTGGATGCGCTAGGCGAGCGCACGATCTGGGTGGATTGCGATGTGATTCAGGCAGATGGTGGTACGCGTACCGCGTCGATTTCTGGCGCTTATGTCGCGGTCGGTCTAGCGGTGCAAAAGCTTTTAGCGGACGAAAAGATTGCAGAATCTCCACTACTAGGTCAGCTTGCAGCTGTATCTGTTGGTGTGTCGGCGGAAGGCGAGGCTCTGCTTGATTTAAATTATCAGGAGGATTCTACTGCGAGTGTGGATATGAATGTTGTGATGACGAGTGCCGGCGAGCTCGTTGAAGTCCAGGGTACAGGGGAAGAAGCGACGTTTACTCGCGCACAAATGAATGACATGTTAGACTTAGCAGAGAAGGGTATTAAGGAGATCTTTACCATTCAATCTGACGTACTAAATGCAGCTAGTGAAGCGCGTAAGGAGCAGATGTCTGATGTTTAA
- a CDS encoding GerMN domain-containing protein, translating to MRIDKRVLIACLPLLLAACGGNVDDVLEEIDPPQVEFITEEELANYLEETTTNVNQQDESPSNMNEPDETESESQSELEETTDDVALEKDGPVADDTVNQLYLLDANGQVAPQIMRVGGQSLEGLLSYLVQGGPIEESLPSGFQAVLPPGTEIMDVTVMSGVAEINLSEEFLSYEETKETAILEALTWTATSVEGVDRIKLLVNGEEVEELPHGASVKDGYSRSNGINLELTDHVDLINTDSVTLYFLQQQAGDIYYVPVTRRVDATSNKHEAIVNELLSGPEFSSPLLTDVHQDAALTDEPTLKDGTLTLTFNDALVNQAEGAILSEETVNMLVLSLTENEEIDRVAIEVDGLEDPIMMSTGEVLAESISRPLVNIVE from the coding sequence ATGCGAATAGATAAAAGGGTGCTCATTGCCTGCTTGCCATTACTTCTCGCTGCTTGTGGTGGGAATGTAGATGATGTATTAGAGGAAATCGATCCTCCTCAAGTCGAATTCATCACAGAAGAGGAACTAGCTAATTATTTAGAAGAAACCACAACGAATGTCAATCAACAGGACGAGTCGCCGTCCAATATGAATGAGCCTGATGAAACAGAATCAGAATCACAGTCAGAATTAGAAGAGACCACTGACGACGTTGCATTAGAAAAGGACGGGCCAGTCGCGGATGATACCGTAAACCAGCTTTACTTATTAGATGCAAATGGACAAGTTGCACCACAAATTATGCGTGTTGGAGGCCAGAGCTTAGAAGGACTTTTAAGCTATTTAGTCCAAGGCGGTCCAATTGAAGAATCTCTTCCAAGTGGATTCCAAGCAGTTCTTCCGCCTGGTACAGAAATAATGGATGTCACAGTGATGTCCGGTGTAGCGGAGATTAACCTTAGTGAAGAATTTTTATCCTATGAAGAAACGAAGGAAACGGCTATTCTAGAAGCACTCACATGGACAGCTACATCCGTTGAGGGAGTGGACCGAATTAAACTCCTTGTTAACGGGGAAGAAGTAGAGGAACTACCGCATGGGGCATCTGTAAAAGACGGCTACTCTAGATCTAACGGTATTAATTTAGAACTGACAGACCATGTGGACCTCATTAATACCGATTCTGTAACGCTATACTTCCTTCAGCAACAGGCTGGTGACATCTACTATGTGCCAGTGACAAGACGCGTTGATGCGACGTCAAACAAGCACGAAGCGATTGTCAACGAACTGCTCTCTGGTCCAGAGTTTTCAAGCCCGCTTTTAACAGACGTCCATCAGGATGCGGCTCTCACAGATGAGCCTACTTTAAAAGACGGCACGTTAACATTAACGTTTAACGATGCGCTCGTGAATCAAGCTGAGGGCGCCATTCTCTCCGAGGAGACCGTCAACATGCTTGTTCTCTCCTTAACAGAAAACGAAGAAATTGACCGAGTAGCAATAGAAGTAGACGGCTTAGAGGATCCAATTATGATGTCTACGGGCGAGGTACTTGCCGAATCGATCTCAAGACCGCTTGTGAATATCGTAGAATAA